One genomic region from Salvia hispanica cultivar TCC Black 2014 chromosome 2, UniMelb_Shisp_WGS_1.0, whole genome shotgun sequence encodes:
- the LOC125204784 gene encoding heterogeneous nuclear ribonucleoprotein 1-like: MDSFTDEAKLFIGGIAWDTTEERLRDHFSHYGEVAHAVVMRDRVTSQPRGFGFVVFSDPSIIPSVLQQTHNIDGRTVEAKRAMSREQQQTMKTGSNSSGGNFVGSDNLKSKKIFVGGLPSTLTEDEFRGYFQDFGSVTDVVIMNDSNTGRPRGFGFISFTTEDSVDRVLQKTFHELKGKLVEVKRALPKDAVTGAGSRGNSRGYGSHFSSNESYNSPLPSSRMLQQTQPTNGGYQPNQPTSGGYQQGQPTSGGYPPYSVYGGANYGYAGNSNPGYGAYGGYDVGGHGSANAGYSGPAGVYGNLGSPNTDFLKNQWSSQQAGYGASGYGQTGNYGASVPWSNASRSGASGYAQAGRPPSGASQYVNKGYNFNGYGDDASHAYGGGNAMHPDGSWKPEN; the protein is encoded by the exons ATGGACTCTTTCACCGACGAGGCGAAGCTCTTCATCGGCGGCATAGCCTGGGACACGACGGAGGAGCGCCTCCGCGACCATTTCAGCCACTACGGCGAGGTTGCTCATGCCGTCGTCATGCGCGACAGAGTCACCTCTCAGCCCCGCGGCTTCGGCTTCGTCGTCTTCTCCGATCCCTCCATTATCCCTTCTGTCCTCCAGCAAACGCACAACATCGACGGCCGTACT GTTGAAGCTAAGAGAGCAATGTCGAGAGAACAACAGCAGACTATGAAAACCGGAAGCAATAGTTCTGGAGGAAATTTTGTAGGGTCTGATAATCTTAAAAGCAAGAAGATATTTGTAGGAGGGTTGCCTTCTACCTTAACTGAAGATGAGTTCAGGGGatattttcaagattttggtAGTGTAACTGATGTAGTGATCATGAATGATTCAAATACTGGCCGACCACGTGGGTTTGGTTTCATCAGCTTTACCACAGAAGATTCTGTTGATAGAGTTCTCCAAAAGACCTTTCATGAGCTGAAAGGAAAGCTTGTTGAGGTAAAGAGAGCACTTCCCAAAGATGCAGTCACAGGTGCTGGTTCTCGTGGAAATTCCAGAGGCTATGGTTCACACTTTTCAAGTAATGAATCATACAATAGTCCACTTCCAAGCAGTAGAATGTTACAGCAAACACAACCAACAAATGGTGGTTATCAGCCAAATCAACCAACAAGTGGTGGTTATCAACAGGGACAACCAACAAGTGGTGGTTATCCACCTTATTCAGTTTACGGAGGTGCAAACTATGGTTATGCAGGAAATAGCAATCCTGGCTATGGTGCTTATGGTGGTTATGATGTCGGTGGTCATGGAAGTGCGAATGCTGGCTATTCTGGTCCAGCAGGAGTTTATGGGAACCTAGGTTCACCAAATACTGATTTCTTGAAAAACCAATGGAGTAGCCAACAAGCTGGTTATGGTGCCTCTGGATACGGTCAAACTGGTAACTATGGGGCTTCTGTTCCTTGGAGCAATGCATCGAGGAGTGGTGCCAGTGGATATGCGCAGGCAGGAAGACCTCCGAGTGGTGCTTCTCAATATGTTAATAAAGGGTACAACTTTAATGGGTATGGGGACGATGCATCTCATGCCTATGGTGGTGGGAATGCAATGCATCCCGATGGTAGTTGGAAACCAGAAAATTGA
- the LOC125204783 gene encoding protein NRT1/ PTR FAMILY 5.2-like isoform X1, with product MSRMQIEERGPVGGTGDYTNDGTVDLKGRPVLVSSTGKWKACYFIVGYEVFERMAYYGIASNLVIYLTTKLHQGTVESANNVTNWIGTVWMTPLVGAYIADTYLGRYWTFLIASSIYLMGMVLLTLVVSLPALRPPSCGDGVKDQDCDKKASTLQIGIFFLALYIIAIGTGGTKPNISTMGADQFDDYEPKERLQKLSFFNWWMFSIFLGTLFSNTFLIYIQDNVGWSVGYALPTTGLAVAIMVFIAGTRYYRHKPPLGSPLTQMARVLVATVRKWGVASPHDPKELYELPLDEYSSAGHNRLDHTPCLSFLDKAAVETGSRSPWMLSPVTQVEQTKQMMKMIPILAATFIPSTMLAQTHTLFIKQGTTLERAIGPHFEIPPACLSAFTTIFMLITLVIYDRIFVPLARRHTKNPRGISLLQRMGIGLVLHVVVMATAWLAERRRLSVARENGIFAKDGKVPLSIFILLPQFGLMGVADNFVEVAKLELFYDQAAEGMKSLGTAYAMISLGVGYFLSSLMLSTVADVTKRKGNGWILNNLNVSHLDYYYAFCAVLSFLNLGFFLVVAKFFVYNTETEASRQVPETKLIE from the exons ATGTCCAGGATGCAGATTGAAGAGAGAGGCCCTGTGGGAGGAACTGGGGACTACACAAACGATGGTACAGTCGACCTTAAAGGTAGACCGGTCCTCGTATCATCGACTGGTAAATGGAAGGCTTGCTACTTCATTGTTG GATACGAAGTATTTGAGAGGATGGCTTACTACGGAATTGCATCAAATCTGGTGATATATCTCACAACAAAGCTCCATCAAGGCACTGTGGAATCAGCAAACAATGTGACTAACTGGATTGGCACAGTTTGGATGACACCCCTTGTCGGTGCATACATAGCAGACACTTATCTCGGTCGATATTGGACTTTCCTGATAGCATCGTCCATTTACCTTATG GGGATGGTATTGTTGACCCTCGTTGTCTCGTTGCCGGCCTTACGGCCCCCGTCGTGTGGCGATGGGGTGAAAGATCAAGATTGTGACAAGAAGGCATCAACTCTTCAAATAGGCATCTTCTTCCTTGCCTTGTACATAATTGCAATTGGAACTGGTGGGACAAAGCCTAATATCTCAACCATGGGGGCTGACCAATTTGATGACTATGAGCCTAAAGAGAGGCTCCAAAAGTTATCCTTCTTCAACTGGTGGATGTTTAGCATCTTTCTAGGCACCCTTTTCTCCAACACCTTCCTCATCTACATCCAAGACAACGTCGGTTGGTCAGTTGGCTACGCACTCCCCACTACCGGCCTTGCAGTAGCCATCATGGTCTTCATTGCTGGGACGCGCTACTACAGGCATAAGCCTCCACTGGGAAGCCCGTTGACTCAGATGGCTAGGGTTCTCGTGGCCACCGTGAGGAAGTGGGGGGTTGCTTCCCCCCACGACCCCAAAGAACTCTATGAGCTGCCCTTGGATGAATACTCGAGCGCTGGCCATAACAGACTCGACCACACTCCTTGTCTCAG CTTTCTTGACAAAGCAGCCGTGGAGACGGGTTCAAGGTCACCATGGATGCTGTCACCGGTTACTCAAGTGGAGCAGACGAAGCAGATGATGAAAATGATCCCAATCCTAGCAGCAACATTCATACCAAGCACCATGCTtgcacaaacacacacactcttCATCAAGCAAGGGACAACGCTAGAGAGGGCGATCGGCCCACACTTCGAGATCCCTCCAGCCTGCCTCTCCGCATTCACAACCATCTTCATGCTCATCACCCTCGTCATCTACGACCGCATCTTCGTCCCCCTGGCACGCAGGCACACCAAAAATCCGCGAGGGATCAGCCTGCTGCAGAGGATGGGGATAGGCCTCGTGCTCCACGTAGTGGTGATGGCGACAGCATGGCTGGCCGAGAGGCGGAGGCTGAGCGTGGCGAGGGAGAACGGGATCTTTGCGAAGGACGGGAAGGTCCCTCTGTCGATATTCATCCTCCTCCCTCAGTTTGGGCTGATGGGAGTGGCGGATAACTTCGTGGAGGTGGCGAAGCTGGAGCTGTTCTACGACCAGGCGGCGGAAGGGATGAAGAGCCTGGGCACAGCATATGCTATGATCAGTTTGGGAGTTGGATATTTCTTGAGCAGTTTGATGCTGTCGACTGTGGCAGATGTTACCAAGAGAAAGGGGAATGGATGGATATTAAACAATCTCAATGTGTCTCACTTGGATTATTACTATGCATTTTGTGCAGTGTTGAGTTTTCTGAATCTTGGTTTCTTTCTGGTTGTTGCCAAGTTTTTCGTTTATAATACGGAGACGGAGGCCAGCCGCCAAGTACCAGAAACCAAGTTGATTGAATGA
- the LOC125204783 gene encoding protein NRT1/ PTR FAMILY 5.2-like isoform X2, translating to MQIEERGPVGGTGDYTNDGTVDLKGRPVLVSSTGKWKACYFIVGYEVFERMAYYGIASNLVIYLTTKLHQGTVESANNVTNWIGTVWMTPLVGAYIADTYLGRYWTFLIASSIYLMGMVLLTLVVSLPALRPPSCGDGVKDQDCDKKASTLQIGIFFLALYIIAIGTGGTKPNISTMGADQFDDYEPKERLQKLSFFNWWMFSIFLGTLFSNTFLIYIQDNVGWSVGYALPTTGLAVAIMVFIAGTRYYRHKPPLGSPLTQMARVLVATVRKWGVASPHDPKELYELPLDEYSSAGHNRLDHTPCLSFLDKAAVETGSRSPWMLSPVTQVEQTKQMMKMIPILAATFIPSTMLAQTHTLFIKQGTTLERAIGPHFEIPPACLSAFTTIFMLITLVIYDRIFVPLARRHTKNPRGISLLQRMGIGLVLHVVVMATAWLAERRRLSVARENGIFAKDGKVPLSIFILLPQFGLMGVADNFVEVAKLELFYDQAAEGMKSLGTAYAMISLGVGYFLSSLMLSTVADVTKRKGNGWILNNLNVSHLDYYYAFCAVLSFLNLGFFLVVAKFFVYNTETEASRQVPETKLIE from the exons ATGCAGATTGAAGAGAGAGGCCCTGTGGGAGGAACTGGGGACTACACAAACGATGGTACAGTCGACCTTAAAGGTAGACCGGTCCTCGTATCATCGACTGGTAAATGGAAGGCTTGCTACTTCATTGTTG GATACGAAGTATTTGAGAGGATGGCTTACTACGGAATTGCATCAAATCTGGTGATATATCTCACAACAAAGCTCCATCAAGGCACTGTGGAATCAGCAAACAATGTGACTAACTGGATTGGCACAGTTTGGATGACACCCCTTGTCGGTGCATACATAGCAGACACTTATCTCGGTCGATATTGGACTTTCCTGATAGCATCGTCCATTTACCTTATG GGGATGGTATTGTTGACCCTCGTTGTCTCGTTGCCGGCCTTACGGCCCCCGTCGTGTGGCGATGGGGTGAAAGATCAAGATTGTGACAAGAAGGCATCAACTCTTCAAATAGGCATCTTCTTCCTTGCCTTGTACATAATTGCAATTGGAACTGGTGGGACAAAGCCTAATATCTCAACCATGGGGGCTGACCAATTTGATGACTATGAGCCTAAAGAGAGGCTCCAAAAGTTATCCTTCTTCAACTGGTGGATGTTTAGCATCTTTCTAGGCACCCTTTTCTCCAACACCTTCCTCATCTACATCCAAGACAACGTCGGTTGGTCAGTTGGCTACGCACTCCCCACTACCGGCCTTGCAGTAGCCATCATGGTCTTCATTGCTGGGACGCGCTACTACAGGCATAAGCCTCCACTGGGAAGCCCGTTGACTCAGATGGCTAGGGTTCTCGTGGCCACCGTGAGGAAGTGGGGGGTTGCTTCCCCCCACGACCCCAAAGAACTCTATGAGCTGCCCTTGGATGAATACTCGAGCGCTGGCCATAACAGACTCGACCACACTCCTTGTCTCAG CTTTCTTGACAAAGCAGCCGTGGAGACGGGTTCAAGGTCACCATGGATGCTGTCACCGGTTACTCAAGTGGAGCAGACGAAGCAGATGATGAAAATGATCCCAATCCTAGCAGCAACATTCATACCAAGCACCATGCTtgcacaaacacacacactcttCATCAAGCAAGGGACAACGCTAGAGAGGGCGATCGGCCCACACTTCGAGATCCCTCCAGCCTGCCTCTCCGCATTCACAACCATCTTCATGCTCATCACCCTCGTCATCTACGACCGCATCTTCGTCCCCCTGGCACGCAGGCACACCAAAAATCCGCGAGGGATCAGCCTGCTGCAGAGGATGGGGATAGGCCTCGTGCTCCACGTAGTGGTGATGGCGACAGCATGGCTGGCCGAGAGGCGGAGGCTGAGCGTGGCGAGGGAGAACGGGATCTTTGCGAAGGACGGGAAGGTCCCTCTGTCGATATTCATCCTCCTCCCTCAGTTTGGGCTGATGGGAGTGGCGGATAACTTCGTGGAGGTGGCGAAGCTGGAGCTGTTCTACGACCAGGCGGCGGAAGGGATGAAGAGCCTGGGCACAGCATATGCTATGATCAGTTTGGGAGTTGGATATTTCTTGAGCAGTTTGATGCTGTCGACTGTGGCAGATGTTACCAAGAGAAAGGGGAATGGATGGATATTAAACAATCTCAATGTGTCTCACTTGGATTATTACTATGCATTTTGTGCAGTGTTGAGTTTTCTGAATCTTGGTTTCTTTCTGGTTGTTGCCAAGTTTTTCGTTTATAATACGGAGACGGAGGCCAGCCGCCAAGTACCAGAAACCAAGTTGATTGAATGA
- the LOC125204783 gene encoding protein NRT1/ PTR FAMILY 5.2-like isoform X3 → MVLLTLVVSLPALRPPSCGDGVKDQDCDKKASTLQIGIFFLALYIIAIGTGGTKPNISTMGADQFDDYEPKERLQKLSFFNWWMFSIFLGTLFSNTFLIYIQDNVGWSVGYALPTTGLAVAIMVFIAGTRYYRHKPPLGSPLTQMARVLVATVRKWGVASPHDPKELYELPLDEYSSAGHNRLDHTPCLSFLDKAAVETGSRSPWMLSPVTQVEQTKQMMKMIPILAATFIPSTMLAQTHTLFIKQGTTLERAIGPHFEIPPACLSAFTTIFMLITLVIYDRIFVPLARRHTKNPRGISLLQRMGIGLVLHVVVMATAWLAERRRLSVARENGIFAKDGKVPLSIFILLPQFGLMGVADNFVEVAKLELFYDQAAEGMKSLGTAYAMISLGVGYFLSSLMLSTVADVTKRKGNGWILNNLNVSHLDYYYAFCAVLSFLNLGFFLVVAKFFVYNTETEASRQVPETKLIE, encoded by the exons ATGGTATTGTTGACCCTCGTTGTCTCGTTGCCGGCCTTACGGCCCCCGTCGTGTGGCGATGGGGTGAAAGATCAAGATTGTGACAAGAAGGCATCAACTCTTCAAATAGGCATCTTCTTCCTTGCCTTGTACATAATTGCAATTGGAACTGGTGGGACAAAGCCTAATATCTCAACCATGGGGGCTGACCAATTTGATGACTATGAGCCTAAAGAGAGGCTCCAAAAGTTATCCTTCTTCAACTGGTGGATGTTTAGCATCTTTCTAGGCACCCTTTTCTCCAACACCTTCCTCATCTACATCCAAGACAACGTCGGTTGGTCAGTTGGCTACGCACTCCCCACTACCGGCCTTGCAGTAGCCATCATGGTCTTCATTGCTGGGACGCGCTACTACAGGCATAAGCCTCCACTGGGAAGCCCGTTGACTCAGATGGCTAGGGTTCTCGTGGCCACCGTGAGGAAGTGGGGGGTTGCTTCCCCCCACGACCCCAAAGAACTCTATGAGCTGCCCTTGGATGAATACTCGAGCGCTGGCCATAACAGACTCGACCACACTCCTTGTCTCAG CTTTCTTGACAAAGCAGCCGTGGAGACGGGTTCAAGGTCACCATGGATGCTGTCACCGGTTACTCAAGTGGAGCAGACGAAGCAGATGATGAAAATGATCCCAATCCTAGCAGCAACATTCATACCAAGCACCATGCTtgcacaaacacacacactcttCATCAAGCAAGGGACAACGCTAGAGAGGGCGATCGGCCCACACTTCGAGATCCCTCCAGCCTGCCTCTCCGCATTCACAACCATCTTCATGCTCATCACCCTCGTCATCTACGACCGCATCTTCGTCCCCCTGGCACGCAGGCACACCAAAAATCCGCGAGGGATCAGCCTGCTGCAGAGGATGGGGATAGGCCTCGTGCTCCACGTAGTGGTGATGGCGACAGCATGGCTGGCCGAGAGGCGGAGGCTGAGCGTGGCGAGGGAGAACGGGATCTTTGCGAAGGACGGGAAGGTCCCTCTGTCGATATTCATCCTCCTCCCTCAGTTTGGGCTGATGGGAGTGGCGGATAACTTCGTGGAGGTGGCGAAGCTGGAGCTGTTCTACGACCAGGCGGCGGAAGGGATGAAGAGCCTGGGCACAGCATATGCTATGATCAGTTTGGGAGTTGGATATTTCTTGAGCAGTTTGATGCTGTCGACTGTGGCAGATGTTACCAAGAGAAAGGGGAATGGATGGATATTAAACAATCTCAATGTGTCTCACTTGGATTATTACTATGCATTTTGTGCAGTGTTGAGTTTTCTGAATCTTGGTTTCTTTCTGGTTGTTGCCAAGTTTTTCGTTTATAATACGGAGACGGAGGCCAGCCGCCAAGTACCAGAAACCAAGTTGATTGAATGA